A genomic window from Xyrauchen texanus isolate HMW12.3.18 chromosome 15, RBS_HiC_50CHRs, whole genome shotgun sequence includes:
- the LOC127656220 gene encoding uncharacterized protein LOC127656220 → MSPTVLLLLTILTVRGSGCDDFMKTTVRNLQDTINREKNTGFPQVFPKNYVVSHYFNDSTLCNEPCCVFSAAVLLSNSWTQLLRHLNNIHLKHRFISELKLKLDEIADKKFQERPDFSTFPSIQSSPKCLLSFTSDLFSRWLNLDCAFGEHDCIFPTPSEEDQENLASKEEGNVDNSELVDVQETVIEGEIAKSQFDHGLTNGYTKTSFPGFSWWTLHFLWIATCVTTI, encoded by the exons ATGTCACCAACAG TGCTGTTACTTCTAACAATATTGACTGTTCGAGGAAGTGGGTGTGATGATTTTATGAAAACGACGGTCAGAAATCTTCAGGACACTATCAACAGAGAAAAAAACACTGGATTC CCACAAGTGTTTCCCAAAAATTACGTTGTGTCTCACTACTTCAATGACAGCACTCTGTGTAATGAGCCG TGCTGTGTGTTCAGTGCTGCTGTGCTCCTGTCTAATTCCTGGACTCAGCTTCTCCGGCATCTCAATAATATCCACCTCAAACACAGATTCATCAGCGAGCTGAAACTCAAACTGGATGAAATAGCAGACAAG AAATTTCAGGAACGTCCAGATTTCTCTACTTTTCCATCTATTCAGTCGTCGCCTAAATGTCTGCTCTCCTTCACCTCAGACCTCTTCTCAAGATGGCTCAATCTGGATTGTGCTTTTGGAGAGCATGACTGCATTTTTCCCACACCAAGTGAAGAGGATCAAGAAAATTTGGCATCAAAGGAGGAAGGGAATGTTGACAATAGTGAACTGGTGGATGTGCAGGAGACTGTAATTGAAGGAGAGATAGCTAAAAGCCAGTTTGACCATGGTCTGACTAATGGCTATACTAAGACATCTTTCCCAGGTTTCTCTTGGTGGACCTTGCATTTTCTATGGATAGCAACATGTGTGACAACAATATGA